GCCGTCAAATCCGGCGCGATCAAAAAGTTCTTCGTCATGGCTGGCTGTGACGGACGCATGAAGTCCAGAGAATACTACACCGAATTCGCTGAAAAGCTCCCGAATGACACGGTGATTCTCACGGCGGGCTGCGCGAAGTATCGCTATAACAAGCTAAAGCTGGGTGACATCGGCGGGATTCCCAGGGTTCTGGACGCCGGGCAGTGCAACGACTCCTATTCTCTGGCGATTATCGCCCTGAAGCTCAAAGAAGTGTTTGGACTCGACGATATCAACAAGCTGCCGATTGCCTTCAATATTGCCTGGTACGAACAGAAGGCCGTCATTGTGCTCCTGGCGCTGCTGTACCTGGGTGTGAAGAACATCCACCTCGGTCCCACACTGCCGGGCTTCCTGTCTCCCAATGTGACCAAGGTGTTGGTTGAAAAATTCGGTATCGTGGGTGTTGGAACAGTTGACGATGACATTAAACTATTCATGAACGCCTGATTAAGAAAGGGATTCAGCATATGAAAGCGACGATCGACAGAGAAGGCTGTATTTCCTGCGGGCTATGTGCATCCACCTGTCCGGAGGTATTCCGGATGGCTGATGATGGGCGCGCGGTGGTATGCGCGGACCCTGTTCCTGAATCTGCGGAAGACGTAGCAGCAGAAGCGCGTGATAACTGTCCCGTCTCTGTTATTATGATAGAATAAGCATAATCAGCACCCTTCAGAAAGTAAGTTTTGATGAAGGGTGCTGATTTTTAATTATGATTTATTCTCGCAGCGATAACTAATCTTTTACCGAAACCGGCCTTAGTCTAAAACCGATTCTTGATGTCATGATAGACTGGGGGAACGGATTATAAAGCTAAAAACTCATAATGGCAAAGTTCATATTTTCAGGGGTGTGCACAAAGCAAACGGAACAAACGGGAACGAGGTTACCGGGTGCATTTTGTATCAAACTCGTGTCCTTCTCCATATAAAAACGGTAATTTTGATACGTTGAGTGTCGACATTAGCGTTTTTATTTTTTACAAGTAGGAACTTTATTAAGGATGATCAATCGGAGGGAAACAAATGGAATATTACAAGAAAATAATCGGAGAGCGTTTATACCTTTCACCTGTCAACCCCGATGAAGTTGATGCCTATTTAAAATGGATGAATGAGGATTATAAGCTTGCAATAAATTTCGGTCAATATCCTCTGACGGTTTCATCGAAAAACGATTTAAATTGGCTTTATGAACCGCCGAAAAACATGCACCGTTATGCGATAGTTCTTCTTGAAAATGATGCGTTGATCGGAAGTATCAGTCTTCACAACATAGACCATCTCAATCGCAACGCCTATATCGGTATATTTATCGGCGGTGAGGAAAACCGAGGCAAAGGTTACGGTGCTGAAGCGATTCGGCTGATA
This sequence is a window from Oscillospiraceae bacterium. Protein-coding genes within it:
- a CDS encoding hydroxylamine reductase codes for the protein AVKSGAIKKFFVMAGCDGRMKSREYYTEFAEKLPNDTVILTAGCAKYRYNKLKLGDIGGIPRVLDAGQCNDSYSLAIIALKLKEVFGLDDINKLPIAFNIAWYEQKAVIVLLALLYLGVKNIHLGPTLPGFLSPNVTKVLVEKFGIVGVGTVDDDIKLFMNA
- a CDS encoding ferredoxin, coding for MKATIDREGCISCGLCASTCPEVFRMADDGRAVVCADPVPESAEDVAAEARDNCPVSVIMIE
- a CDS encoding GNAT family protein; its protein translation is MEYYKKIIGERLYLSPVNPDEVDAYLKWMNEDYKLAINFGQYPLTVSSKNDLNWLYEPPKNMHRYAIVLLENDALIGSISLHNIDHLNRNAYIGIFIGGEENRGKGYGAEAIRLILNYGFKTMNLHSINLTVHADNHAGIKCYKKVGFKEVGRLPEVFFINGKYVDKIYMSILESEFKG